From Streptomyces durmitorensis, a single genomic window includes:
- the groL gene encoding chaperonin GroEL (60 kDa chaperone family; promotes refolding of misfolded polypeptides especially under stressful conditions; forms two stacked rings of heptamers to form a barrel-shaped 14mer; ends can be capped by GroES; misfolded proteins enter the barrel where they are refolded when GroES binds) has product MAKIIAFDEEARRGLERGMNQLADAVKVTLGPKGRNVVLEKKWGAPTITNDGVSIAKEIELEDPYEKIGAELVKEVAKKTDDVAGDGTTTATVLAQALVREGLRNVAAGANPMALKRGIEKAVEAVSGALLEQAKDVETKEQIASTASISAADTQIGELIAEAMDKVGKEGVITVEESQTFGLELELTEGMRFDKGYISAYFATDMERMEASLDDPYILIVNSKISNVKDLLPLLEKVMQSGKPLLIIAEDVEGEALSTLVVNKIRGTFKSVAVKAPGFGDRRKAMLGDIAILTGGTVISEEVGLKLENAGLDLLGRARKVVITKDETTIVDGSGESDQVQGRVNQIRAEIENSDSDYDREKLQERLAKLAGGVAVIKAGAATEVELKERKHRIEDAVRNAKAAVEEGIVAGGGVALIQAAAVFEKLELEGDEATGAAAVKLALEAPLKQIAVNAGLEGGVIVEKVRNLPIGHGLNAATGEYVDMIAEGILDPAKVTRSALQNAASIAALFLTTEAVIADKPEKAGAAPAGGGMPGGDMDF; this is encoded by the coding sequence ATGGCCAAGATCATCGCGTTCGACGAGGAGGCACGGCGCGGCCTCGAGCGCGGCATGAACCAGCTCGCCGACGCCGTCAAGGTGACCCTGGGCCCCAAGGGTCGCAACGTCGTCCTCGAGAAGAAGTGGGGTGCCCCCACGATCACCAACGATGGTGTTTCCATCGCCAAGGAGATCGAGCTCGAGGACCCGTACGAGAAGATCGGCGCCGAGCTGGTCAAGGAGGTCGCGAAGAAGACGGACGACGTCGCCGGTGACGGCACGACGACCGCGACCGTCCTGGCGCAGGCGCTGGTCCGCGAGGGCCTGCGCAACGTAGCCGCCGGTGCCAACCCGATGGCCCTCAAGCGTGGCATCGAGAAGGCCGTCGAGGCCGTCTCGGGCGCCCTGCTCGAGCAGGCCAAGGACGTGGAGACCAAGGAGCAGATCGCTTCGACCGCCTCCATCTCCGCCGCCGACACCCAGATCGGCGAGCTCATCGCCGAGGCGATGGACAAGGTCGGCAAGGAAGGCGTCATCACCGTCGAGGAGTCGCAGACCTTCGGTCTTGAGCTTGAGCTCACCGAGGGCATGCGCTTCGACAAGGGCTACATCTCGGCGTACTTCGCCACCGACATGGAGCGTATGGAGGCGTCGCTCGACGACCCGTACATCCTGATCGTCAACTCGAAGATCTCGAACGTGAAGGACCTCCTTCCGCTCCTCGAGAAGGTCATGCAGTCCGGCAAGCCGCTGCTGATCATCGCCGAGGACGTCGAGGGCGAGGCCCTGTCGACCCTGGTCGTCAACAAGATCCGTGGCACCTTCAAGTCCGTCGCCGTCAAGGCCCCGGGCTTCGGTGACCGCCGCAAGGCCATGCTCGGCGACATCGCCATCCTCACCGGTGGCACCGTCATCTCCGAGGAAGTCGGCCTCAAGCTGGAGAACGCGGGCCTCGACCTCCTGGGCCGCGCCCGCAAGGTCGTCATCACCAAGGACGAGACCACGATCGTCGACGGCTCCGGTGAGAGCGACCAGGTCCAGGGTCGCGTCAACCAGATCCGCGCCGAGATCGAGAACTCGGACAGCGACTACGACCGCGAGAAGCTGCAGGAGCGCCTGGCGAAGCTCGCCGGCGGTGTTGCGGTCATCAAGGCCGGTGCCGCGACCGAGGTCGAGCTCAAGGAGCGCAAGCACCGCATCGAGGACGCCGTTCGCAACGCGAAGGCCGCCGTCGAAGAGGGCATCGTCGCCGGTGGTGGCGTGGCCCTCATCCAGGCCGCCGCTGTCTTCGAGAAGCTTGAGCTCGAGGGCGACGAGGCCACGGGTGCCGCCGCTGTGAAGCTGGCCCTGGAGGCCCCGCTGAAGCAGATCGCGGTCAACGCCGGCCTTGAGGGTGGCGTCATCGTCGAGAAGGTCCGCAACCTTCCCATCGGCCACGGCCTGAACGCCGCGACCGGTGAGTACGTCGACATGATCGCCGAGGGCATCCTCGACCCGGCGAAGGTCACGCGCTCTGCCCTGCAGAACGCCGCGTCCATCGCCGCACTGTTCCTCACCACCGAGGCCGTCATCGCCGACAAGCCGGAGAAGGCGGGCGCTGCCCCGGCCGGCGGCGGCATGCCGGGCGGTGACATGGACTTCTGA
- a CDS encoding esterase/lipase family protein, giving the protein MTEPNEQQIAEALRAHPPITLAPGPREAPSAAPEPDQTWELPGGTAWVYLADAEQGLRRPVILADGFNIGPSDLDFSWETLERGPYAFISELRARERDVILVGFDERSASILDNAVVAKAAIQEAIRRRTGEHRLTVGGFSMGGLVARYALAKMEHDGDEHETTLYFSYDSPHRGAWIPLALQAFAHYIRRLNDSFSTQMNSTAARQLLWQHIAEWDDTPETDKERTEFLAELERVGSWPRHPHKIGVANGVRTGESNGVPAGERAFRGKGLAITGTNLYTQSAGVDQLIAQLRVVTLRKPKIHTSALPEIDGAPGGTLEGFGILADELDKIPALIGLGSEAEIREHCFVPSVSAIALREIDDHSKLYDPVADSEDSELDEYLCASQNEGHTLVTEELCTWILDRLP; this is encoded by the coding sequence ATGACCGAGCCCAACGAACAGCAGATCGCCGAGGCCTTGCGCGCCCACCCCCCGATCACCCTGGCGCCGGGCCCCAGGGAAGCCCCCTCAGCCGCGCCGGAGCCCGACCAGACCTGGGAGCTGCCGGGCGGCACCGCGTGGGTGTATCTCGCGGATGCCGAGCAGGGCCTGCGCCGCCCGGTGATCCTCGCCGACGGCTTCAACATCGGGCCCAGCGACCTCGACTTCTCCTGGGAGACCCTGGAGCGCGGCCCGTACGCGTTCATCAGCGAACTGCGGGCCCGCGAGAGGGACGTCATCCTGGTCGGCTTCGACGAGCGCAGTGCCTCGATCCTGGACAACGCGGTGGTGGCCAAGGCCGCGATCCAGGAGGCGATCCGGCGGCGCACGGGCGAACACCGGCTGACGGTCGGCGGCTTCAGCATGGGCGGCCTCGTCGCGCGGTACGCCCTTGCGAAGATGGAGCACGACGGCGACGAGCACGAGACGACGCTGTACTTCTCCTACGACAGCCCGCACCGGGGCGCCTGGATCCCCCTCGCGCTCCAGGCCTTCGCGCACTACATCCGGCGCCTGAACGACTCGTTCTCGACGCAGATGAACAGCACGGCGGCGCGGCAGCTGCTGTGGCAGCACATCGCGGAGTGGGACGACACCCCGGAGACCGACAAGGAGCGCACCGAGTTCCTCGCGGAGCTGGAGCGGGTCGGCAGCTGGCCGCGGCACCCGCACAAGATCGGCGTGGCCAACGGCGTGCGCACCGGCGAGAGCAACGGCGTCCCGGCGGGTGAGCGGGCCTTCCGCGGCAAGGGCCTGGCCATCACGGGCACCAACCTCTACACCCAGTCCGCCGGGGTGGACCAACTGATCGCCCAGCTACGGGTGGTGACCCTGCGCAAGCCGAAGATCCACACCTCGGCCCTGCCCGAGATCGACGGCGCACCCGGCGGCACCCTGGAGGGCTTCGGCATCCTGGCCGACGAGCTCGACAAGATCCCGGCGCTCATCGGCCTCGGCTCGGAGGCGGAGATCCGCGAGCACTGCTTCGTCCCGTCGGTCAGCGCCATCGCCCTGCGCGAGATCGACGACCACAGCAAGCTGTACGACCCGGTCGCGGACTCCGAGGACAGCGAACTGGACGAGTACCTCTGCGCCTCCCAGAACGAGGGCCACACCCTGGTCACGGAAGAACTCTGCACCTGGATCCTGGACCGCCTGCCGTAG